One window from the genome of Pelobates fuscus isolate aPelFus1 chromosome 13, aPelFus1.pri, whole genome shotgun sequence encodes:
- the TUNAR gene encoding protein TUNAR isoform X1: MLCRVRQRSTLDFPTKMVITGGNDEEDKNSEEKESKEETILAMLGIIGTILNLIVIIFVYIYTTL, encoded by the coding sequence gtTAGACAGAGGAGTACATTGGATTTCCCGACCAAGATGGTAATCACTGGTGGAAATGATGAAGAAGACAAAAACAGTGAAGAGAAGGAAAGTAAAGAAGAAACCATTCTGGCAATGCTTGGAATTATTGGGACTATACTCAActtaattgttattatttttgtctACATTTATACAACATTGTAA
- the TUNAR gene encoding protein TUNAR isoform X2: MVITGGNDEEDKNSEEKESKEETILAMLGIIGTILNLIVIIFVYIYTTL; this comes from the coding sequence ATGGTAATCACTGGTGGAAATGATGAAGAAGACAAAAACAGTGAAGAGAAGGAAAGTAAAGAAGAAACCATTCTGGCAATGCTTGGAATTATTGGGACTATACTCAActtaattgttattatttttgtctACATTTATACAACATTGTAA